A portion of the Aquicoccus sp. G2-2 genome contains these proteins:
- a CDS encoding NADH:flavin oxidoreductase, which yields MSNDPLLQPYQLGHLTLKNRIMTTAHEPAYPEGGMPKERYAAYHAERAKAGVALAMTAGSASVSRDSPPSFNNILAYKDEVVPWIRMLTDACHAHGCAVMIQLTHLGRRTGWNKGDWLPSLAPGPHKEPAHRAAPKVMEDWDIARVINDFADAAERMKAGGMDGIELEAYGHLLEQFWSPLTNRLEGEYGLGSIDSRIRFSMEVVEAIRKRVGKEFLIGLRYTADEAAEGGTTAEEGLEIARRFRDSGQVDFLNVIRGRVHTDPALTEVIPVQGMKSAPHLDFAGRVRAEIGMPIFHAARIPDVATARHAIAAGLLDMVGMTRAHMADPHIVRKIVERREEDIRPCVGATYCLDRIYEGGEALCMHNAATGRELTMPHDIAPAAERRKVVIVGAGPGGLEAARVAAERGHDVTVLEAQDAAGGQLRLAALNPRRREMISIIDWRMAQCAARDVQFHFNTWAEAEDVRALTPDVVIIATGGLPNKVLLETRGEQELAVTAWDIIAGDAKPGSNVLIYDESGDHPGLMAAEVAAGAGARVEVMSPDRGVAPEIMGMNLAPYMEVLQQRDVTMTVARRLLGVEREGNQLKARIGTDYSDLVEERLYDQVVVNYGTLPMDELYFELKPASRNLGEVDYDALIEGRAQALEHNPEGEFALYRIGDAVSARNTHAAIYDALRLVKDI from the coding sequence ATGTCGAACGATCCGTTGTTGCAACCCTATCAGTTGGGCCATCTGACGTTGAAGAACCGGATCATGACGACGGCACATGAACCGGCCTATCCAGAGGGCGGGATGCCGAAGGAACGCTATGCCGCCTATCATGCGGAGCGGGCCAAGGCGGGGGTGGCGTTGGCGATGACCGCCGGGTCCGCTTCGGTCAGCCGGGACAGCCCGCCAAGCTTCAACAACATTCTGGCCTACAAGGATGAGGTGGTGCCGTGGATCAGGATGCTGACCGATGCCTGCCACGCGCATGGTTGCGCGGTGATGATCCAGTTGACCCATCTGGGGCGGCGGACCGGGTGGAACAAGGGCGACTGGCTGCCTTCACTCGCACCGGGGCCGCACAAGGAACCGGCCCACCGGGCGGCGCCCAAGGTGATGGAGGATTGGGACATTGCCCGGGTGATCAATGATTTCGCCGATGCCGCCGAGCGGATGAAAGCGGGCGGCATGGACGGGATCGAGCTGGAAGCTTACGGGCATCTTTTGGAGCAGTTCTGGTCGCCGCTGACCAATCGGCTGGAGGGGGAATACGGGCTTGGCTCGATCGACAGCCGGATCAGGTTTTCGATGGAGGTGGTGGAGGCCATTCGCAAGCGGGTGGGAAAGGAGTTTCTGATCGGGTTGCGCTATACCGCCGATGAGGCGGCGGAAGGCGGCACCACCGCCGAAGAAGGGCTTGAGATTGCGCGGCGATTTCGCGACTCGGGGCAGGTCGATTTCCTTAACGTCATTCGCGGGCGGGTTCATACCGATCCGGCGTTGACTGAGGTGATCCCCGTTCAGGGGATGAAAAGCGCGCCGCATCTGGATTTTGCGGGCCGGGTGCGGGCGGAGATCGGGATGCCGATTTTCCATGCCGCGCGGATTCCCGATGTGGCCACGGCGCGCCATGCGATTGCCGCTGGCTTGCTTGACATGGTGGGGATGACGCGGGCGCATATGGCGGACCCGCATATCGTGCGCAAGATCGTGGAACGGCGCGAAGAGGATATTCGCCCTTGCGTTGGTGCGACCTATTGTTTGGATCGGATTTACGAGGGCGGCGAGGCGCTTTGCATGCACAACGCCGCAACCGGGCGCGAGCTGACTATGCCGCATGACATCGCCCCGGCGGCGGAGCGGCGCAAGGTGGTGATTGTCGGGGCCGGGCCGGGCGGGCTTGAAGCGGCGCGGGTAGCGGCGGAGCGGGGGCATGATGTGACCGTGCTGGAGGCGCAGGATGCCGCCGGTGGGCAATTGCGGCTGGCGGCGCTGAACCCGCGGCGGCGCGAGATGATTTCGATCATTGATTGGCGGATGGCACAATGTGCCGCACGCGATGTGCAGTTTCACTTCAACACATGGGCAGAGGCGGAGGATGTGCGCGCGCTAACGCCGGATGTGGTGATTATCGCCACCGGCGGGTTGCCGAACAAGGTTCTGCTGGAGACGCGCGGCGAGCAGGAGTTGGCGGTGACGGCGTGGGATATTATCGCGGGTGATGCCAAGCCGGGCAGCAATGTGCTGATCTATGACGAAAGCGGCGACCATCCGGGGTTGATGGCGGCAGAGGTGGCCGCAGGCGCCGGTGCGCGGGTGGAGGTGATGAGCCCGGATCGCGGCGTGGCGCCGGAGATCATGGGGATGAACCTCGCGCCGTATATGGAAGTGTTGCAACAGCGTGATGTGACGATGACCGTGGCGCGGCGGCTTCTGGGTGTGGAGCGTGAGGGCAATCAACTGAAGGCGCGGATCGGCACGGATTACAGCGATCTGGTGGAAGAGAGGCTTTATGATCAGGTGGTGGTAAATTACGGGACGCTGCCGATGGATGAGCTTTACTTCGAGCTAAAGCCCGCAAGCCGCAACCTTGGCGAGGTGGATTATGACGCGCTGATCGAGGGGCGCGCGCAGGCGCTTGAGCACAACCCGGAGGGGGAATTCGCGCTTTACCGGATTGGAGATGCGGTGAGCGCGCGCAACACCCATGCGGCGATTTACGATGCGCTGCGGCTGGTCAAGGACATCTGA
- a CDS encoding DUF2267 domain-containing protein, whose product MPMPWTYRHATKEWRAFLDDVKERMSLVSDNSAYTAVDAVFQVFRRRLTAQQGLDFASVLPSVLRAIFVKDWDVSIGPVPFGDRDMLNAEAKNVRVHHNLTPDNAIEATAWAVRRCTNRGISSVCLPGFPRALAHSGMWRSMIPPNWSSASFDLIAPVAHQGE is encoded by the coding sequence ATGCCGATGCCCTGGACATACCGGCACGCGACGAAAGAATGGCGGGCCTTTCTGGACGACGTGAAGGAGCGGATGTCACTGGTCTCCGACAACTCGGCCTATACGGCGGTCGACGCGGTGTTTCAGGTTTTCCGGCGCCGATTGACGGCACAGCAGGGGTTGGATTTCGCAAGCGTTCTTCCGTCGGTTCTTCGCGCGATCTTCGTGAAGGACTGGGATGTTTCGATCGGCCCTGTTCCGTTCGGGGACCGTGACATGCTCAACGCAGAGGCGAAGAACGTCCGCGTTCACCACAATCTCACGCCTGACAATGCCATTGAGGCAACGGCCTGGGCTGTCCGGCGCTGCACGAACCGGGGGATTTCGAGCGTGTGCTTGCCGGGCTTCCCGAGGGCGCTCGCGCATTCTGGCATGTGGAGGTCGATGATCCCGCCGAACTGGAGCAGCGCATCATTTGATTTGATAGCGCCTGTCGCGCATCAGGGGGAATAG
- a CDS encoding nucleoside hydrolase has protein sequence MIKNGPEIEQTDRIWIDTDPACGLDRRADPDDCLAFMLLTQEPGIEIAGVSTVFGNADIEKTDRTARALVDKLRREGVRIPGVLRGAAAAGATSTQAQAGLRDALADGPLTILALGPLTNVAAALEGRPDLQSNVVRIVAVMGRRPGHIFHPSEGEGGGMLFGHGPVFRDLNFDKDRGAATELIDMDLPMSLVPYDAARGISLSGADLDRIAQAGSAGSWVASGARGWLAFWQDAIGLDGFHPFDLLAAVYVLRSDLFDCAVASAWVGHDDRLNNFWFFDPVALQVGLPSERPDDALAETELTYCVRIAPAAHAWLLGELAAERAKADINDVRKEGAFP, from the coding sequence GTGATCAAGAATGGTCCAGAGATCGAACAGACTGATCGCATCTGGATCGACACCGATCCCGCCTGTGGTCTGGATCGCCGTGCCGATCCAGACGATTGCCTTGCCTTCATGCTGCTCACCCAAGAACCGGGAATCGAGATCGCGGGCGTCTCGACCGTGTTCGGCAACGCCGACATCGAGAAAACGGACCGAACCGCCCGAGCGCTGGTGGACAAGCTACGCCGCGAGGGAGTGCGGATTCCGGGTGTATTGCGTGGCGCAGCAGCAGCTGGCGCAACGTCGACGCAGGCACAAGCAGGGCTGCGCGACGCCCTTGCCGACGGCCCCCTGACCATCCTCGCGCTCGGGCCGCTGACGAATGTCGCCGCTGCGCTGGAAGGACGGCCCGATCTGCAAAGCAACGTGGTGAGGATCGTGGCCGTCATGGGCCGCCGACCCGGCCATATCTTCCATCCCTCCGAGGGGGAGGGCGGGGGCATGCTGTTCGGGCACGGTCCGGTTTTCCGCGATCTCAACTTCGACAAGGATCGCGGCGCGGCCACCGAACTGATCGACATGGACCTGCCGATGTCGCTTGTCCCCTATGACGCGGCGCGCGGGATCAGCCTGTCCGGGGCCGATCTCGACCGGATCGCGCAGGCGGGCTCGGCCGGATCATGGGTCGCTTCCGGCGCCCGCGGCTGGCTCGCCTTCTGGCAGGACGCCATCGGGCTGGACGGCTTCCATCCGTTCGACCTACTGGCCGCAGTTTACGTGCTTCGGTCAGACCTCTTCGATTGCGCGGTAGCATCGGCATGGGTTGGCCACGACGACCGGCTGAACAATTTCTGGTTCTTCGATCCGGTCGCATTGCAGGTCGGACTACCGTCGGAGCGCCCTGACGATGCACTTGCCGAAACCGAGCTGACCTATTGCGTGCGGATCGCCCCCGCAGCGCACGCTTGGCTGCTTGGGGAATTGGCGGCTGAGCGCGCCAAGGCAGATATCAATGATGTGCGAAAGGAGGGGGCGTTCCCATGA
- a CDS encoding MFS transporter codes for MTTETTTPTAPRSGTYLTVLLVLGLSHLLNDMMQSLIPAVYPILKETYALNFVQIGMITLTFQIAGAMLQPVVGMITDRRPAPYSPVVGMMFTMSGLVSLAYSHNYSTILISVTLIGIGSSIFHPEATRMARYAAGGRQGLAQGIFQVGGQSGGALGPVFAALIIVPWGQPSLAWFAVTALLAMLLLGWIGSKQSQIHASFMTLRNGGKNGTTEVVHYAPRTILIGVIVLTLLMFTKNSYEQSFRAFYTFYLMDRFGLSIPSAQMMLFLFMLAAAVGVLIGGIAGDRVGRYRIIWISVLGPLPLTLILPYADLFWTGVLTVVINLIMASAFASILIYAMDLMPNRIGLIGGLFYGLNFGFGGIAAALLGVLADNYSIETVYQICSLLPLAGLLAWFLPGSTRTQEPDPKPPHGGKPSITFVSKAT; via the coding sequence ATGACGACCGAAACGACAACCCCGACCGCACCCCGCTCCGGAACATACCTGACCGTATTGCTGGTATTGGGGTTAAGCCACCTGCTGAACGACATGATGCAGTCGCTGATCCCGGCGGTCTATCCCATCCTCAAGGAAACCTATGCGCTGAATTTCGTCCAAATCGGGATGATCACCCTGACGTTTCAGATCGCCGGCGCTATGCTGCAACCGGTGGTCGGCATGATCACCGACCGACGCCCGGCACCCTATTCGCCGGTGGTGGGGATGATGTTCACCATGTCCGGCTTGGTCAGCCTCGCCTATTCCCACAATTATTCAACGATCCTGATTTCGGTCACCCTGATCGGCATCGGCTCGTCAATCTTTCACCCCGAAGCAACCCGGATGGCGCGCTATGCCGCTGGCGGGCGGCAGGGGCTTGCACAGGGCATCTTTCAGGTCGGCGGGCAATCGGGCGGCGCACTTGGACCAGTCTTCGCCGCGCTGATCATCGTGCCTTGGGGGCAGCCAAGCCTCGCATGGTTCGCGGTGACCGCACTTCTGGCGATGTTGCTTCTGGGCTGGATCGGCAGCAAGCAAAGCCAGATTCACGCCAGCTTCATGACACTGCGCAACGGCGGCAAGAACGGCACAACAGAGGTCGTCCACTATGCGCCGCGAACCATCCTGATTGGCGTTATCGTGCTGACCCTGCTCATGTTCACCAAGAACTCGTATGAGCAAAGCTTCCGCGCGTTCTATACATTCTACCTGATGGACCGATTCGGCCTGTCCATCCCCTCGGCACAAATGATGCTGTTCCTGTTCATGCTGGCCGCTGCGGTGGGCGTGCTGATCGGCGGGATCGCGGGTGACCGGGTCGGGCGCTACCGGATCATCTGGATCTCGGTGCTTGGCCCCCTGCCGCTGACACTGATCCTGCCTTACGCCGATCTGTTCTGGACCGGCGTTCTGACAGTCGTAATCAACCTGATCATGGCCAGCGCCTTCGCCTCCATCCTGATCTACGCGATGGACCTTATGCCCAACCGGATCGGGCTGATCGGCGGGCTGTTTTACGGGCTGAACTTCGGATTCGGCGGAATCGCAGCCGCGCTACTCGGTGTGCTGGCCGACAATTACAGCATCGAAACAGTCTACCAGATATGCTCGTTGCTACCGCTCGCAGGATTGCTGGCATGGTTCCTCCCCGGATCGACGAGGACACAGGAACCTGACCCCAAACCGCCACACGGCGGTAAACCCAGCATAACTTTTGTGTCGAAAGCCACCTAA